The genomic DNA AGGTTTACACCACTTTCAAAAGCTATACTCGTAATTCTCTTGTACTCTCATGGTTTTCCAGTATGTACAGCCACTGGGACATGTGGTCTTCTAGTGTAAGATAGTGTAGTGCTGCAGAGTCGCTGGTACATACATGTTGTCTGCATAGAAATTCAGATTTAGTCTCTATATACTGAATGGTAGATATTTCCTGTGTTTTGATTAATGTATGAGGCATGTAAGCTAGCAAATACTGTCTCATTTCTAGGTTTTTCTCACATTTGGAAATACCCACCTAAGCTTGAAATCTGAAAACTACTGGGAAGGGGGGATTTATTTCTGATTTAGGGGACcataataaattatgcaaattgaagTTATGGAAATTTAGATGTTTTTAGGTACAAGGGTCAAAGtggatcaaatatcaaattaaagacTGCCTCCTGTTTATTGCTCTTACATGTAGGAAATGTTTAATGTATTACAAGCTTACATGTACACAGATCGATCACACTATCATTCATAcatcaaagttcaaagttttgTAATCTGGGGTAAACTGTAGTTGACAGTCTTTTCACTAATAATTTGCACATCTTTAAATAAGTGGGTTTAATGAACTGTGTCAGGTTACATTATCGTCAGTAATCACAGTATTGCAATGCCACTTTCAATACCTAAAGATCTCTTTGTAGAGAGGGACATGGggtgtgtttgtgtttatttacGTAAAAGGGGACTTTGTTTAAATGGGACAGGGGGATACCAGCAATCATGCACTCTgtgaaaatactgcaaatatGACCAGGTTACTCAGTCCTTTTTCTTAAAGGTTCCTTGGCaaatcaaagtaaaacaaaataagAGAACATCTGAAAGGATATCAAGAAACTTCTCCTACTGTCTAGGTGTTTCCCAGCTGTCTAAATTTTCCCTTAATTTGGCCAATCAATGCATTTTCCTAATTGTTACCTGGCATTGCAATTGTACTTCAGTATCATGGCACCCTTCAAACatattgtgataaaaatatacTATACAGAACACATGTAAAGATAGTTCATTAAAATCAAATACTAAATAAGaaacatatttacatttcatgttttCTATCTTTCCTTGTTACAGATACTGATACTTGTAGCAGTTTGGATATGTTACTATGGTTACATGACAGCCTTAAGTCCAACTTTTTTTTGGCTGCTCTTTCTGCGGTTTCTTGTCGGATTTGGTATAGGTGGAGCTCCACAGGGGTgagtgaactttgaccttaatAAATATTTCTCTGATGAATACACATTTGTGGCACATATGTGATATCAGACATATGTGTATAGTAGTCATCGAATGGGTATATTGTATAATTCACAATATGACgtcaaaacaaattcaataatttgtatcattcaaCGAAAATACCAGGTCCAAGAAGCAAggacaaaaatgacaaagagGATCAGGTCAGCTTGAACCTTTGTGCAGGAGCTTACCCATTCTGACCAGTTGTTCAGAATGGGTAAGCAGACTTGGCTAGCATCAGTGCGCCCTCTTACAAACATGTATTTCTGAAAACTTTGTGTTAATTTGTGGAAATATCTTTGCATCAGCTTCAGACTTTACTTGTTATAACCAAAAAGGCAATTCATTTACATTGTGGCACATCATTATCTGCTGAGAGGGCATGCTGGCTAGCATGCTGCATATACAActgtcaagattgacccaaagtgacaaatttagtgttgttgttgtgactTAAGCCAGGAATGGTGTCAATCAACATTTGAGAAAAAGACTGTCATATTTCAATACTAATGCGCATATCCAATCTGCCATAGAACTTAATTACTAAGagattaaacaggaacttccctataaaagccggtaccgtttttagctactatagactatagtctatagaagctattgggatgggtatccgtcggcgtccgtcgtcagtctgtatgtatgtatgtatgtatgtatgtatgtatgtatgtatgtatgtatgtatgtccgtttgtgaggcgtccgtccactaaaatatcttgagaaccgcagtacttactgatttgatatttgttgtgtagatgaaaaatacgattttgagaaactttttttttaattttttgatattgttgaaaataggcaaatcaatgccaaaaaaggtgtttttggtaaaaaatcttcttcttcataaccgctggtcagacagctttgttatttggtatacaggtccctaggggtaacccaacttagacttgttcaaattgtgatgaaatatgcaaatctgtatttttaaggaatttttttgtcatttttggtcaaaatttgacttacattgtatgtaattcttgtactgtataaaccctatcaattcacccagaaaaaaataattaaataattgaattaattaggaaatcatcaaagccaaataattttagtgtagaattatcagaaagttcaactttttttgacagtttcatagtgaaatgcttaccatcttggaggattaaaacatgtaaaggcaactttcctgaatcccaactttgacatattctgaaccgtcatttattgtgccctgtattttatctaaaagaaattgctcaaaatagtcaatagagatagagatagagatagagatagagaaagttctaatttccatttatggttgacttggtaaggataaaataaaattactttttgaggaaaaaaatagagtggtcaaagtgatagggtttttatggtaaagctgggctgtataaagattcctcatgtgctatttatagcaattatgcaatctgtgtaaacagtgcaatgaaagtgtaacatgattccttataatgcttttgatgaccttgaacttcttaagtttcaaacctttgtctcttcagtgtgctttctctgagtatgtacagtctcaacttattaaacagaactcacaatgttaatcaaagatatccaccttcttcatcaatacatgtgtcacaaaaggttattctctacataactcaacagagctctgtcaactgttgagttgcttgttctttcaaaaccgctggtcagacagctttaatatttagtttacttgtccgtaggatgaccttagtgagataattcatacagtaaggaaatacttaattttgtatccatgtctatagtagcttcaggactttggccctatgttttgtaaatctatgcaaatgtaaaaaagccacgcaACTGATCGGATGTGCTGtctttggtcccagaatcccaaattttgccatatttcaggcgttcattgccatcaaatcttgcatatgatgtctgtgaatacatAGCGACTACACTTGattaaaaaataaactgaaaaaatgttccgttttttgtCGTAGAATGCATATGTTTCagaatgtgttccctgtacgaccatttgacccctatCTTGCATATGTTacaaagtgcccatcatgattattcaaattcatcatacggtcaaagcgatgctgTGAGAATTAAAAAACTctcgcccagtgtatgcaaatcactgcgtcatcagtaatctcCCTACTGTGCGCCCATGGTCCTGTTTTTTTCCCGTTTAATTCTTTCTGGGAATCTCTGTCTCACTTGTTGCACTGTGCTTATAAGCTGTGTCTCACtcaaaagtcttcatatgagTTTTGCACACTTGCAGGAAGACTTGTGAGTGAGATGCAGCTAATACCATATCTCAGCGACTATGAAATAAATACCTATACACTATAAGCCAGAGCTGCTGGTATATTACTGGTATTAATTATTAACTGCTCACTTTTTGAAACATTCAAATAAGACATGTGACAGCCACATATTAAGTGTAATAAAAAAATAGCATATCAGGTGATATTCATAATGTGCATCTTTTTAATGTACAGATTTACAGCCCTGTCAGAATTTTTGCCTTCCAAGCAGAGAGCCAAGTTATTAGGATCATTTCAGGTAAGATAATCATAATTGTACATCACAGCGCAGTGCAATGTGTAGCTTTTGTATTAGGTGCAACATTGATGTACTGTAAGCTTCATAAGCAATATTTAAgtcagtacatgtattttccacCATTTAGGTTCTATCAGTAAAATATATTCTATTCTAATcctaaaatcatgttgaaatgaaTGATGATTTGACTTAATGTCAACACAGTGTTTACATGCGTAATGTATTGTTTGGTGTTATTGTGTTGATGACGGGTTTTTGACTGGAATTTGGTTATCAACTAAAAATTGTAAATAGTTAGTAATGTGTGATATTGTAGAGGTTTTTACTTTGTATTGCAACATATTTTAGGAAAAAGAGtaagaaatgtttttgtttggtggaacaaaaaactaaaatgatcaaaaatttcagctttaattgacaaaaaaaatctaaaagagttttgttttgtaaaccTGATTTATTCAATCAATTtctgtttacatttcaatggAAGCTTAACTAATTCttatattgttaactttttACTTTGGACTGAAATATATCACATAAACTTGAATCTCTTTCTTTGATGGAACTCTAAGAAATAATCATCTTTTTGTGTTTCAGGTGTTTTGGGCATTAGGGACATGTTTTGAAGTGTTCATGGCATACCTAATCATTCCATCACTTGGATGGAGGTATCTTGTCGGGATTTCTGCAGTACCATTGACAATCTCACTTCTGTCATTCTTGTAATTTTGCTTTTCATTCGTtatattgaattttaaaacacaagatttCTACATGATCTTCCAGCCAGCAGATAAAGTCAGCACTGAACTCATTCCTCTCCAAATGTAATATTGATCAAAACAAAACTCCTGAAACTCACCATTATTCTTGATGTAttattaaaggtagaatgcaccacagggacagatattgggagactcaaatttttacaatcctTCTCTGATCAATCATTTGTAggtgttcattttaaaagtCTTGGAGCAAGAAAAATGTTTGCCGTCTCAGTTTTTTCGAAagtcaaaattttttattttcctcatagaattATGTACGGATAGtggatatttttaaatttcaaaaatcactaaatgtcagttaatttgtttctctgtatTACCAAGCTTTGCAATGTAACTCTCAAAAAtcttgatttggcaagagaatggttgaaaatttgtatttaggaaagtgaaatacttacacttttgctcaacaAAAGTATAAGTATTCACTTTTGAGGTGTGAATTACCTGTAACCAAAACTCTGAAAAACTGCAACCTGGGCTTACTTGCATTTCATATATATAGAGATATAATATATAGAGCTTGATCTTACGTGTATCATCTGCTTTATAACTGACAGAAATAGTGTTTCATCACCATATGCTGCACTTACTCTTGAAAATGAAGAATTATAAAATGAAAAGGTTTTATCAATGACAGCTCAATGACAATTTTATGAAccccagaaaaataaaatttgcccgCTTCAGTGTCGAAACAACTGAATAAAAAATACTTGCAGTATCCAAGTCATATTCTTCCTTTATGTAAGACCTTTCTTTCCAAGAAATACAAGTTTTGCGTCCATGAATGAAAGTATGGTGGAGCATGTAGGTTTAAGATTAGcttatgtaaatttcatgaacacTTTTACCTGGTTGTCATACGtagatatacatacatgtattaataaaatgttttctttacTTCGATTACAGTATGTGCCTGAGTCAGTCAGATATAACATAGCTGCTGGAAAACAAGAAAAAGCTCTGGAAACTCTGGAAAAGATTGCCAGAACAAATGGCATTCAAATGCCACCTGGAGAACTGGTCAAATCAAAGGAGGTACATATACAGAGTGtagttaaagcgcagtggtcgtcgcgctgcgcatcctcctgagggggtccccctctgttgtaaacaaatccaagaacgccgcacatgctacgggttgattgtaatgtttgtgaTATTACCGCTTGTTagaatggcggctgatctgtcacatgcatatcaactaaccaaatgtaaaaCGCAAtgaaaggtcaattaatctaagttaaatatctgctgaatattgaacaatgattgcacgctggatgagatcacatttgctcatgattttcttgaatcagttgaatggggctcggctactgttatcgctcgagagcccatagagctagacgtacgcatgtatacgccaacagactatcaacgaccgggctctagttttcgacatcgctagcaaggacgagagctttcatttcaagaggcccgacaggagtacaaagacaacaacccaaactacagaaatctacagttcgcagagcaatgcccgctgcaccAAGAaacatctctgcatctgttccattccgtggtctgtatgaacgtccgtgtcaaaccgggtatatgacgtgctacactcggctgtggagaatccaactcaactacaaagtttaccccgtttgggggtgcaaacgagaattccgagtacaggtatcaagtcaagcgaaggacctttcataggtcttcttgttatgtgggggttatctcacttgaaagaggattcagacctacccggcaatcaggaggtacaacaacgaagtttgcccagcaccggtaggcctacaccagctagtggttggatcactgccatgaccgtgcacaggaccggggcacaggatctctcgatacgtctatgcatggtgtagccgtgcaatttccctgccaaatgccgcgaaaacccgctcgatttgtttattgtttcctgtcattttactatttcttaccacataatactaggagaagtaagacatatGGTGATCAatagttggttgtgggccaagtcgtagcgggccggtacgttgtgggaccggattctctatatccgtgtacgtcaacgcggtgaccgtctcccaacaacatctcacgtgtcctgctctggcttgccgatcatggtcttgagtgtaatttttgtgttaggcattgtgcttgttgctggtctacatatataggcaatgttgatcattttagttatgtattttcactgtactgtacatagcattgtgtacaacaagcgtgatcgcgcgcgatcaaagctttttgttcactgtgtctgcatgcagtaaactcagcgacataatgtgctgagtgtagtgtctcaatgttcgtagctctacacgagtttatagatagaaatacaccactgaagttcgtttccgatcttaatattttactattgcatgatgttgagtcttacaaaggccttaaaaagtgggggactgctcccatctcactcctattgaagttgagaagacttatgtttacaaaaatgtatgtttatcaacaaaaaaatcacgcacgcgcagcgcgacgaccactgcgctttaaagtTTATCAGCATAACTCTTGTGCTGAActttaaaaacaattttcaacagcCTAACACTttgaaaatacttttatttgAGTCTCAAAGCAAATATACCATCAATTAGTGTTTACTAAGTATTGGTTGGGAgtataataaatttcattttgcaaatgtCGCCAAAGTTGTATATCTTTGCAATAGATTTGACTACGGTACTTCTTCCCAATCTCCCATGCTGACTGTCGTATCTGTGACTCCATCTTTGATATCCACTCTATTGGTTGTTGTATATACATGTGTGGTTTCcttttattgtaagatttgtaagATATGACCTATGCTATGTGATGTCAATGTACAATGCAATGCCAACAGTGTACATTTTTTGTGTTCAGAAAAGGGATAATAGACACTTTGTATGTTCCTAGAAGACATCTGTGACCAGACTATGTGCTGTTTTCCATCTGATTCTGTAGATTTTGGCATACCGTCACGCTTTTGAGTAGATACAGCTAGCTCTTGGGAAACTTTGTTTCATTAAAAGTGATAGTTGTTTTTAAAACAGCATTTTTTGGTCATTCATGGATTCATTGTCAATTGACAATTTACCAAGACTATCACATCCCATTGTTGTCTTATCTTCAGGTTCCCCGAGGAAAAATCCAAGATCTCTTTACATCAGACTACCTCAGGACCACACTACAGCTGTGGTATCTTTGGTTCAGTGCTGCTTTTGGTTACTACGGCCTGGTGCTTATCAGCTCAGAGATCCTGGAGTTTGACAGTGTGTGTGGTGCCATGGAGAAATGGAACCAGGACAGCTTGTCAGAGGATGTGTGTTATTGCCAGCTGTTGACCAAAAGTGATTATCTAACGCTGATTTTTACAACTTTAGGTGAATTATTAGGTAAGAGAGATTTGTAGTGAACGTTTTGTGGACGTGGCATCAAATGTAAAAATGATGATCCTTAAAGATATTAATAATAtgcataattttgtgaaaacctTGTCACTTAACAGGCTTAGACTAAAAGCATTTCTTTCAGTATTTAAGTCAGTTGAGATTTCAGAATTATCCTGTCTGCAATTTACAAATTGAATATAGTGTGCccatagataattttcatatcagtaACAAGAAATGCAAACAGGTAAAATCCATCATGTGACAGTGTTGATCATAATCTACATTAGACTCTTTCACAGTCTCTCGTTCGCTAAGCAGCTTCTATCCTCAACCATGtggtgatgcgccctcaacgaccTTTCTAGGAAGCAAGGCTCAATGAGCCAGCCAGACTATAGCATAGCAGAACTTGGCTTCACCGGCCCACTGAGGGCGGTATTATGGTCTGAGGCATAGCCAGTGCGCCGGCGAGGGGCTGTGAAAGAGTCTAGGTCCACATGTCCAGCATAAAATAATGTCATGGTAAATCTGACCCTTGACCTAGCAATAATGTTAAAGGTGACATTTTGCATGAATACAAGCACAGTATAATGCTGTACAGTATATTTCTTTTGTCAATGATGTAGATTTTTCAATTTATCTCTCGTGGTCATCTTAATAGTCCTTGAACTTACATTTTGTTTGACAGTAGTgatgaaaatatcatttatttctTTTAACAGCAATACCAATAAATATGATACTGCCAGACGTTATAGGTCGTACCAGACTACTATGCCTGTACTTTGTAGTCTCAGCAATCGGCAATGGATTAATCCTTGTCTGCTCTACAAGGTATGCTCCTGTACAATCAGAattttttcatgcattttgttaGGGTCAGTTTAATCTTTCAACTTCAGTTTGTTAAAATGTAGTCAATGTATGCCCCGGTGACAATTGGTTAAATTCACAAAGGAGGCGTATATTAACATTACCAGAATGTTGTACTACTGGTGATAGTTGCCACTTGAAGCTCTTGCTGGCACATCGATCCAGCTGGAAAAATCTACAGGTTGTAATTAGAGGGTATTTTCCATTGCAGTGTAGAAAAGAGCGTCTGACTTTTCGTTGCCTATtttaaaagcatgaaatttttgtaattGAACAATATACATGTGTGTTTAAATTGATTGTTTGTTCAACACTGTCAAAtcttttaaaaatgaatgaataaatctaatAGAAATTTTTAGTATAGTTCCAATGTGTAGTCACTCACTATACAcagaaaatgtcattttgaacAAGTTGGTTCTTGAGCACTTTCAATAACTGTTAATTCTGTTCATTCTGCCCTAAAGTACTCTTTTTACCATAAATACTGTGTTCTTCATATTCAGGTTGGTACTCACAATAACTGTGTTTGCTGTGAGGGCATGTACCAGTGGTATTTTCAATATAGTATATCTCTACACAGTGGAGGTTTATCCAACTACAGTTCGAGCATTAGGACTTGGTTCAGGCAGTGCAATTGCTCGGGTTGGTGCAATGATTACGCCATTTGTTGCTCAGGTCAGTTGGAATTTTACTTTTGGTTATTACATCCAAAGcacaattatatcataccagtatattgatggggCAAATACTgtaatctgattggtcaagacttGAAAATATCTCTGccatatttgcaatatagccCAGTTTGAACAGGCATGAGCTATCAGCTGGAGAAaatttttttacctttttaaagTTTAATATTACGGTCTAATATAGCTGTCAACCATCTCAGCAATGGTCAAACCACTTGAATGTGACCAGTTCACTCTATATATGCACTGGCTATTGCTTGCGCACATtgtgtcatgaactggtcaaaatctcatggtatactgTCATTAGATGTAGTGCATTGCTTAGCTATAGCACTGAGGAAACTTGAAGTACCATgtgctttgaaagtgaaagactttaactgtGGCTCAAAGTttctttaatgaaactttcaaccgtggccattctcttaccaaatcaagcaTAAATATCAGGAGTGATCGCGCTaattttggaactagcgaaacaaattacctaacatttaccgaaaAACAGTCTTAAAActgcacattttattttttgccattATACACATTTGTATACCATGACTGAAAAGCTATACTTATAGAAGCATCTTGTCTTTCATTGTTAAAGCACAAACCATCAAAGGTCTATGGTTTAAAGCTAATCAACTTACATCCAGATAAAACAGTATGGTCTTCTGCAAATGTTAAACAGCTACAAATAGTCTTCTGCCATTCTTGCCTCCAACAGCAAATTTGAGCAGGTACACCCAACAGTAGTGCTGAGCGGGTACACTCATTTTTGGTTCTGAATACCAACCATTGTTCTGATGAAtacatattgaattttatttcatgTACCAGTGAACATCTCATGGTATTATTCTTTCCTGTTGCAGGTTTTACTGACATATTCAATCAGATCTGCAATGATCCTATATGCTGGTGTATGTCTACTGGCCTCTATTCTGTCCATTACACTCCCCATCGAAACCAAAGGCAGATCTATTCAGGTTAGTTATGTGGAAatttttgcaaagttttgtaGCGGCTTAAAAACAGTCATAGACATTGCTATTCTTTATAGTTTTGATATTGGTTATAATGGTATGATATGAAAGTCAGAACTTAGAATGAAATGTAAGATTCAGTTCGTAGTATATTTCCATGGTCAAATTTcatcagtttatttttactttcaGTAATGAGCTGTTCTctgacttttttcttttttttcccaaTAGGAATTTGAAAGGCAATCATTTACATCTGAATCAAAGAagctgcaaatttgcatatatccatatatgggAGAAAGAGGTGTGTCAGCCATGTTTACTTATGGACACACAATACACTGTATTGGTTGATACATTGTTTCAACTTGGCCACCCAAATGAAAGTCAATGATGGGCAATGCTGGACACAAGTGACAGAATTCCTTTGAtgtctatggaaatgattttttttaaaagcaTAAATTTTAGGTAGTTAGCACCTCAAAAATGGAAGACttacagttatgctcaacggaaagtagacgatgagattaaatgataccttactcaattactaatttacatcagacactttatttctaaaactacactagtacctcacaatattgcttgcgagcggcaagttctcaaagacaagaataacaaataccagacctaaatgattccttaacataacagtcgcttgcctgcttctctgccgacatgagtgccttatctctttccactggtttattgccgtaatcttataccacgatactaattacacagcgacaaaaagacaactgtagttcTTGCTGAAATGAACGTCATCGCCAGGGGTAGACCGGCCGACATTGTTGAGACACTGCTCAGTAAGTGTCAAGTAGATTggatttttcaatctttaaaatcatgacttctgcttttgccaattttcattttctttgacactaaaatgccttaaaacagattacccctaattctttgtatgaaaatgcCTCGACCTAACCcccctaattctttgtaaaacaggtccacacttacgattgataacaatgggtattttgccaaaccatggtggtgaaaatgttacaatcaaCTGCCACTCTGTAATTTGTGCTAGAGTGAAGATAAGTGTGGACAAACACATTTGATATAACTGACTTAATTTGGCAATGTTATCACGCATGGGGGTCTCTAGCTATGTACCATATCGCCAACTTTACAATTCTAAGCTACTGATGATTAATGTGAAATACTGTCTGTGTGTCCACTGTTCTGTGTATCTCTTCTAGCAGTCAAACAGTGGTGCAACTATTCTCATGCATACTCTTCCAAGTACATTTGATTGGGATGTTTAacgttttgtgtttattatatccAATCAATGAGACTTTGTCTATCTGTTATTCAATGGCTCAAAATTGATGAGGGTCAattacagatttgtataatcctctacaagatttactcgccaaaccagagaaaccatataattattgtctgtctcaagatatctttgcaagagcttttcagacaaaacgtttgattcatgaatgatgaagatgtttcattatttgcctTTTATTATCTCTTTGAGAGGCACATATGTTACTTCATGCTTCAGCCAacttacagttgtctttttgtcgctgtgtaattagtatcgtggtataagattacggcaataaaccagtggaaagagataaggcactcatgtcggcagagaagcaggcaagcgactgttatgttaaggaatcatttataggtctggtatttgttattcttgtctctgagaacttgccgctcgcaagcaatattgtgaggtactagtgtagttttagaaataaagtgtctgatgtaaatta from Ptychodera flava strain L36383 chromosome 12, AS_Pfla_20210202, whole genome shotgun sequence includes the following:
- the LOC139146283 gene encoding putative transporter SVOPL translates to MSLSYERLADSSNEDEEEVNVMHLRNVLSHRRFDKDGGNDGEVTFTVEDAVEHIGFGKFQIFLTLIMGTFSFSDACEMMLLAVLSPVLRCHWQLSSFQVACITTVVFVGMLIGSPVFGTASDRFGRRPILILVAVWICYYGYMTALSPTFFWLLFLRFLVGFGIGGAPQGFTALSEFLPSKQRAKLLGSFQVFWALGTCFEVFMAYLIIPSLGWRYLVGISAVPLTISLLSFLNTSFASMNESMVEHYVPESVRYNIAAGKQEKALETLEKIARTNGIQMPPGELVKSKEVPRGKIQDLFTSDYLRTTLQLWYLWFSAAFGYYGLVLISSEILEFDSVCGAMEKWNQDSLSEDVCYCQLLTKSDYLTLIFTTLGELLAIPINMILPDVIGRTRLLCLYFVVSAIGNGLILVCSTRLVLTITVFAVRACTSGIFNIVYLYTVEVYPTTVRALGLGSGSAIARVGAMITPFVAQVLLTYSIRSAMILYAGVCLLASILSITLPIETKGRSIQEFERQSFTSESKKLQICIYPYMGERGVSAMFTYGHTIHCIG